In Glycine max cultivar Williams 82 chromosome 7, Glycine_max_v4.0, whole genome shotgun sequence, a single window of DNA contains:
- the LOC100306584 gene encoding RALF domain-containing protein precursor: MNFKPWLSFLLLALALAMVAEASSVHHEYGFHGAAVVHDLIGDDNEMLLDSETNRRTLAGRQQYISYGALNANNVPCGNRGRSYYNCQQRGRANPYNRGCTQITHCARDTS; the protein is encoded by the coding sequence ATGAACTTCAAACCCTGGCTCTCTTTCCTCCTCTTGGCCCTGGCCTTGGCCATGGTGGCTGAGGCTTCTAGTGTTCATCATGAATATGGCTTTCATGGTGCTGCTGTGGTCCATGATCTCATTGGAGATGACAATGAGATGTTGCTTGATTCAGAGACCAATCGTCGAACGCTCGCTGGCCGGCAACAGTACATTAGCTATGGTGCCCTAAATGCCAACAATGTGCCATGTGGTAACCGTGGAAGATCCTACTACAATTGCCAGCAGAGGGGTCGTGCCAACCCTTACAATCGTGGTTGCACGCAAATCACACATTGTGCTAGAGACACCAGCTAG